The following are encoded in a window of Natronoarchaeum philippinense genomic DNA:
- a CDS encoding twin-arginine translocase subunit TatC codes for MAEQPDDRDESVPEDRGDSPDEEPQDPPAETTDDAESSGEAGADEEPTSYRPYHDPSETDHTASDGDEQREANGVDADDNSANGVESSPDRIHPDPADAGAGHADQSEDAPPEDAPHADGGTAEENAARTDGSHTGSGVGVAGTGSVADETGEVGIGQPPDDQEMPLADHVEEMINRLAVVLFAASVVTVVAFPIAENLITTVWYGVLPNQDVAAPHVYGPLELKLTELKLASLAGLTVALPVAVYETYLFMRPGLYPNERRYYLAAVPTSLILALVGIAFAYFLVLPGLFTYFMYYSDVTANVAFGLRETFNLILTMMGMLAVVFQIPLLIMLAIMMGITSRAWLAANRLYFWGAFLGIAFLFSPDPTGMAPLLVATTMVLLYEGTLLLLRWVGR; via the coding sequence ATGGCCGAGCAGCCGGACGACAGGGACGAGTCGGTCCCCGAGGACCGAGGCGACAGTCCGGACGAGGAGCCACAGGACCCGCCAGCCGAGACGACAGACGACGCGGAGTCGTCGGGCGAGGCGGGTGCGGACGAAGAGCCGACATCCTACCGGCCGTATCACGACCCCAGCGAAACCGACCACACGGCGAGCGACGGCGACGAGCAACGGGAAGCGAACGGCGTCGATGCCGACGACAACTCGGCGAACGGCGTCGAGTCGTCGCCCGACCGGATCCATCCGGACCCGGCCGACGCCGGCGCCGGGCACGCCGACCAATCCGAGGACGCACCACCGGAGGACGCGCCGCACGCCGACGGCGGCACTGCCGAGGAGAACGCCGCCCGAACCGACGGCAGCCACACCGGCTCTGGCGTCGGCGTCGCCGGAACCGGCAGTGTCGCCGACGAGACCGGCGAGGTCGGTATCGGTCAGCCGCCAGACGATCAGGAGATGCCGCTGGCCGACCACGTCGAGGAGATGATAAACCGGCTCGCGGTCGTGCTGTTTGCGGCCTCAGTGGTGACGGTGGTCGCGTTCCCGATCGCCGAGAACCTGATCACGACAGTCTGGTACGGCGTTCTCCCGAACCAAGACGTGGCCGCGCCCCACGTCTACGGCCCGCTCGAGCTCAAACTCACCGAGTTGAAACTCGCCAGTCTCGCGGGGCTGACGGTCGCGCTACCGGTCGCAGTGTACGAGACGTATCTGTTCATGCGCCCGGGGCTGTATCCCAACGAGCGTCGGTACTATCTGGCAGCGGTTCCGACGAGCCTGATTCTCGCACTCGTCGGCATCGCCTTCGCCTATTTCCTCGTGCTGCCGGGGCTGTTCACCTACTTCATGTACTACTCGGACGTGACCGCAAACGTCGCGTTCGGGCTGCGAGAGACGTTCAACCTCATCCTGACGATGATGGGGATGCTCGCGGTCGTGTTCCAGATTCCGCTGTTGATCATGCTGGCGATCATGATGGGGATCACCTCGCGGGCGTGGCTGGCGGCCAACCGGCTGTACTTTTGGGGGGCGTTCCTCGGTATCGCCTTCCTCTTTAGCCCGGACCCGACCGGGATGGCGCCGCTGCTGGTCGCCACGACGATGGTCTTGCTCTATGAAGGCACGCTGTTGCTGTTGCGCTGGGTCGGGCGGTAA